GCTCGATGGGCATCTTCCCCCAGAAATCGAAcgtcttcggcttcgcgaCGGGGGTGGAATTTTCGAGCACACCAGATGCAAGTGGTGATCCTCTCGATCCTGGTCTCACTTCATTAGGTAGCGCAATTGTCTTTGATTGTGGACCATTTGCCGCATCTGAGACAAAACGGACCCGCGCATTTCCTTCGTGCTCATCTGCAATATAAGACCCCGGGGGAGCTGGAGTGGCAGGATGAACGTTCAACCCACCATACAGCTGCGACGAGCTCCCATTACTCGAACAGGGGGCATACGGTGACTGGGAGAGTGAGACACATGATAGAGAAGCACCAGGTCGGTGATAAGTGGTGGAGGCAGATCGAGAGCGGTGGCGCCGGGTTAATGACGGAGTGGAGGAAATTCGTTGGAGACTCTGCAGTAACTTGTGTCGTCCTTTCACCTTACGAGGCCGATCGAGCGGAATCTGGTCGGCTGACGAGCTAGGACTCGCTGAGGTTGGAGCCTCGGGGAATGGCACGATCTCTGGATCTACTGTCGCCATTGTTGGCAGGGGTGATGTTGTCTTTTCGGAGAGcgcggggaaagaaaagttTCGGTGGATAATGGAATTATCACGCCTAGACCAAGGTGCAGACAAGAGAGTTTTCGAAAAATGCAGTCAGCGACGAGCGCGGAAACCCGCAAAGACGTAGGTCTCAGATGGTCATGTTCAAGGTCCGAATCAACGGGAGATAAAGGCGCCAAACTCCAGCTGCAAACACAGACAACAACagaagatatatagaagaatGAACGAACGAGCAGAAACAAAGAGGAGGGGAGCAAAAAGATAAAAGATGACGAAAGGTGAAAAGAAGGTGAAAAGAAGGTGTGCGATGCTGGGGGTCACCCGGAAGAAGGCGTCAAGCGACTACGACGGGACGGTTAACGGTTGGCGGTTGACAGTTTGGCAGAGGTGGTGTTCAGTGCTCGGCGAAAGGTTGTCACAATCGTACCATGGGACTCGTTCCGCGTAACATCCGACCAAGATGCGGAGGGCAGAACAAGCCAAGATGACGAATAACTAGATAACTAGATGGTCGGCATTCGAGAAACAGTAAAGCGAGGCCCAGGTGTCGGAGTGAGACGCGAAAAGGCGCAAAGGGATACCGAGAGACAGAACAGCCcggcaaggagaagaaaagaagacggTTGGGGAACAAGCTGCAGGTGGGTTGGACTGTGAAGAaggaagtggaggaggaggtgtCTGAGTGGCCACCCGGCCAGACGACTGCGGAATGGAAATGGAGCTCAGATTCAAAGTCCAGAACCGGCGACCAGGCTGGAGTGGCTCTTAGTTGCGAGTCTCCCCTTTGTCAGAGTTCAATAATTCGGGTGAATTATTGGAATGCTGCACCGACAAAATGATCAATGAATGATGCATTGGAATTGGAACAATGGACACCCCACACCTTATCTTTGTTATCGATAGCCAGCGAGCCCCCACTCGCCTTCACTACCCTAGGGTGTACACTGAACTCTGAGTACAGCTTAGATCCTCCACCTACCACAAAAGAGCCCGAGAGTACGACCATTCATCATTGGAGTGCTCTATTCTCTGTTCAACTATGCCACGTTAACCATCGCTAAGCACAACCAGGATAACAGGCCCAGAAACCGCGCATCACGTGATGGCCCACGAATCGCTTATCAGCCCCCCCTTCGACGCCGAAAAAaacgtcttcttcctccgttCCTGGGCTGCTGGACCAGTTAGACCGGTCAGACCGGTCAGACCATGGTACATCGGGCCGCCGAGGTCTTTGCCACCGCAGCGGCGCAGATGTCTCGATATATTGACGAGTCAGATCAAGGAGGAACTTGGCTCTCCAGGTCCCGAATGGCGATTGGAGAAGACCCGGTGGGTTCAGGCCTCAGAAATGTCGCAACGGGGCAACGGAGAAACAGCGGAGTTGGTCCGACCCCTTTGCCATCCAGGAGAAAAACGTGGATTCAAGAATGAGGGAAAAGCAATTAAATTGCCCAGCCTTTGGAGGCTTGTGGACCTGGCATTATGGCATTTCGTATCCCCCGCTTCACCCCGCACTTTGGGTGGGATTATGGCAGTGCCTTGACTGTACTACTACAGAGTACTAACTACTAGTAAGATAGTGTGCGGTCTAGACGTGTATCCATTATCCCGGCTAGTTCAACGGTTCCGCCCGAAAGTTCGCTGGCCTCGGGGCTCAGTTAGTCCTCACAGGCTGAGCAGTGAGGGATCTTCATTGCAGAATAATCCAATTCAGACAGTAGCCTCTGTAACCAAATATAATAGTTCGAGCTATATCACGGGGTATCTCGCTATCTCCTGCCCTCTATATCAATCAATACTagtcttttttttgctttgtcCTCATCGAGTATCgaagggaaaaaaggaaaaggaagaaggaaaagggaaagatAGACGACGGCAATGTACTAGGCTTCCGACCCCAATTTgctgcaaaagaaaaagccacCGTTGTCTTACATCCGTCATGATAACCATATTCTTGTCGGGTCGTTTCTGGTCGTAATGCATTGAAGAATGCATCAGGCATTGTTGTTatatttgttgttgttatgcGCAAAATAGGTGGTATGGATATGTAGAAGAGTTTTCGTTGACCCGAATTTGTCATGCCATGTCGGTATATAAGTCCCTCTATTGATGCAATCGGCTTATCCAAAACAAACCCCTCGGGAATCAGGGCGTTTCAGCTGTCAGCCATCCACGGATGTTCCATGACTTCGCCTATGGTTAAGCGGTTGTCCACATCGCGATCAAGCATTCCCCTGATCAGGTCGATGCAGTCCTCCGAGAATGGTATAAACGGGACCCGAAGGGGATGGTCCAAAATCTCGTCGATGTTGTAAAACGGGTTTTCTTTATACACGATTGTGTACAAGAGAATACCGAGAGCCCAAATATCTTGTTCCTTGCCTCGGTATGACTTTCCCTGGAGAACTTCGGGTGCGGCATAATCTGTACAGCGTGATTAGCTTGAGCAAGTATCAAATGTGCTGGGTATCTTACCTATCGTTCCAACAAAGACATCAAATGGTCCATTCTTTATATAGGCCGCGCTCCCGAAATCTATCAGCTTGATCTTACCTTCCCCATCCAGGATCACGTTCTCATCCTTGATGTCCCGGTGGACAACCAAGGCTTTTGTGTGCAAGTGGTGAATCGCGCTGACCACTTGCTTAAAGATATTCCGACATTCCTGCTCATCCATGTTGGTTTTCAGTTCAATATAGTCGAAGAGATCCATGCCGGGAAGCCCGTGAGGTAACATCTCAATATAATAGTTGACATCATCTTCGAAGAAACCTTCCATTTCCACAATGTTCGGATGCTTCAAACCGTCTCTCCGCAAGTAATCCAAAACGTGGATCTCTAATGGAACCGTACCGAGGCGGCGATCACGGGTCCATGTGTCAACAAGGATCCTCTTTTTCGTCACGTATTTGAGCACAACTTTCTTCGCAGGATTCTTTTTCAGACGGGCAAGTTTGACCTCACCATACGCCCCTTGGCCCATCTCCTCAAGGATCACATAGTCCGAGATCGTACGCTTGCTCTCCTTAGCGTTAGCTGGTGTCACTTCCGGCATTGGCTGGACAGGCTTGTCTGTGAGTGGTTCAGATGCGGCTTGACTGAGTTGCTGGCTCAGAGTTGAAGTCGGCGCCCTCGATCTCTCTGGAACTGTAAGTCGAGGAGTTGTAGTCATCGCTGTCGTGGGCCTGGGAGTTGGAACTTCAGACGAGCTTTCCATCTGCAAAGGTGCTTCATGTTGCGGCGACGGTCCGCGTGCTGCCGGGGTATAAGAATGAATGTTTCTTGAATAGGTGACCCATAACGCATATACAAGTTCCGTTACTGTGACAGCATCTTCGGAGCCATCATCAGTCTCATTCTCGCTGTCGACTTTTTTCTCACGTTGCTTCGGAAATATCGACCCGCTCTTTACAACGCGCAACTGGACATCCACGGCAATAGTAGATCCATCGCGGTGCTTAGCAGTGATACCAGCAGGCTCTAGAAAGACCGATGCGACATTAGCTTTTCCATCGCGCAGCATCGACAAGGTTCGCGCCCTTCGGAAACTGAGCTCCGGGATAACAACGCCATCTACCAGAGGCACATTTTCTTCGTCGGAGATCACGTATAGGAAGTCGTCAAATCCGGGTATGAGGTCGGTGATGTCCAATCCCTCAGGGCGTTCGTAACCAAACAATACAGATGAGAAAACCGAATTCGAGCTAATGATTTTTAAACTCGAGGAGGACAAAACCATGATGCCAGCCACATGGGGGAAGCTAGATATCCGAAGAGAGTTTGAGTCTCCATCTCTGGCAACCGCAGTAGGTATGCAAACTGCCCCCGAAGTAGCCGCCGCGAAGTATTTGATTTCGACAACCTCGGTGAGGCCCTTCTCAACGGGGACCTGGAGACAACTTGGAGGGAGGTGAGGAAAAAGCTTTGTGAGATGTTGACCGGCCTCAACCACCCCATGACCCCAAACCTTGTCGGTCGCGCCACGGGTAGCAGTAATATTCCACGTATCGTCGCAGGAAATATAGGCGACGTCTTCCTGGATTTCCTCTAGAACCCATATTAGGCCGCCGCGCTTTTCCATCACCCAGATACTCGCAGAACCCTTTGTGCCATTGCGTTTTTGGATGGGAACTACATCACCGCATAATAGAACACCGCGCGATTTAGTGGCGGGGTGGTTGAGTTGTCTCGCAGTATACGCACTTGAGCCGTAGCCGTCGTCGGTTTGGGCTCTCCTTGAAGGTCGGGCTCGCGAAGGGGGTTTACTGAGTAACTGTGCGGTAACACCATTGCCCATTCCCATGGACCTTTGAGTAGCGGGTTTCATACGGGACTTATCTGGCGACGGCCGAACTTTCGCAGCAGCGTCGGTGATGGGGTCCCGCAGTTTGGACTCGAGCCACTGTCGTCTGTCCTCTTGTACAACCTCTAGAATACTCAACTTGCGTACTTCTGCCTGTGTAACGCCAAATACGAGACATGATAAGTCGTTTGCCGCTAGGATGGTCCAGGGTGCCTTGGATTCAGTCCGAAAAACGGCCTGTGAAACCGGGTTCCATTTGCTGCTATGGGTGTGCAAGGTAGGAGTCGGAAAGACAGATCCAATGGTCGATGTGCTAAGCGGGGAAAAGGGGTCTGTGGCCGTATATGGTTGTGCTAAAGTGTCTATCAGTTGCCGCTGAGGTGTAATAGAAGAACTGACGTCCGTGAATGTACGTTTTAAGCTTACGCGcctggatgaaggagcggaCTTTAACCCTTTCCTCTCGGCAGGTAGCTGCTGACTCGAGGTTAATTGTGAGTGCGCTGGCGGCTGCACAGCCTCCTTAACTTCCGGCAAGGGTCGCTGGTGCTCCATAAATTGCTTTTCGAAAACATTGTCGCTCCCCATGTCTGCAGGGCCGGTCATGGCCCCCAAGGAGGACCCTGAAATGGTGGACTGGGATAAAAGATCCACCATGGCCTGCGTGTCCGTATCACCACGCATACGAGACTGAGGAGCTCCGGCAGTGCTGCTGGAACCCCATTTGAAGCGGTCACGCATAAAATCTATAGACCTTTTCAAGATATTCTGGCGATTGTGTAATAGCTCCTCGGACTGTTGCGCGAACGAAAAAGAATGTAGTGATTCTGATGGGAATcgatgaagatcttccaAAGTATTCACATCTTGACTGGATCCAACAGCCATGGAATTGGCTCTCGATGATGAAAGGGAGCGCGGTGGAGAGAGAGTCCGAGGGCTAAGAGCGCCTATAGAAGAGGTAGACATATTCGGGAGTGTAAAGACCCGAGAGGGCGGCTGCGAGCGGATACGATCTAAACCGGATGGTCCAAGTCCATGTTCATGCTGTTCAAGAAGTGGAGACCTAGGGGGAGTATAGAATAATTGTTTTCAGTTTTGATTGTCCTCTTATACAATGGTGTTATGTTGCAGGCAAATGCAAGGGGATGCTGCCGTTGGTGATTTACCCACCTTGGGAAGGAATCAAATCCACCTGTAGGAGTTTCAACCGAGTATTTTGATGAATCACCCTGGTTGCCCGAGGTATCTGTCATGAAGGAATCATCCTCTGGTGATTCTGAGAGGGGCCCCAATGGGGACGATAAAGGACTTGGTTCGCCTGGGATTTACGATACCATCAGCACCGAATTCGTCTCATCCAAATCACGGAATATGCAATGTGGTGGCTAGAACTTCGACTTAGAAATCAACGTGCAGGTGAAAATGCAAGCTTGATGCAAAGAAAACGAGGCGGGCAATGTTTCTTTCCATCCCTTCCTTTTCCAATCCAGTCCAGActgtatgttctttttttttaggTATCCCCGCTCCCGTCGCAATGAAACAATAGGAGTCCCAAGGAAAGAATAGCGGCGTCAGACTAACCATCAGGATTATATGAAGCAGACCCCATAATTTTCCAAGCGATCAACGGCCCAGTGGCCAGTACCAGTCGGGCCGTTGGAGAGCGTGTGCTTTAAACGGCGCAATGTCGGATACAAGGCGAATGCAAAGCTAAAGGATCGTGCTACATGAGATGGCCAAATATCATTGAGGGACGGTGGCCGTTGACATAGGAAATCGAGTCTCTCGTGTTTTTCGCCGAGCAGCTTTGTTTTAAGGAGTAGATGCAGACGGTCGATCTCGCTTTTTCTGCGTCCGGGTAGGTAAGGGAATCGAAAGGGCGACCTGACGTAGCCGGAGGGGTGCGATTGAAAAGGAGAGGGTCTGGTTTCGCTATGCTATCAGTGTTAAGAGAACAGTGAACTGCGGCAGACGCAACGTCAGAGGACTGGTGGCTAGCGGAGGCCGACGTGAGCAGCTGCCCCAGTAAGTCACAGGCACTGTGCcagtggcgaggaggagcacGCGGGGGAGGGAGGATAAAGGTCAGGTATGTGTATCCTTCTCTGAAAATAAGCAGCAAAAATGAAACGCTGGTCAGATTTTTCTGCAAACCGGCTGCAGCAGTAGTGAGTAAAAGAAAGACTGTCTATCGTCGGGACGGACTTCCGCGAGAAGACTGtagggaaaagaagagagtcGAGCTCCGTACCAACGCTGCGGAGGGACAAGGCAGGTGGCCGTAGAGCGACAAGGAGGTAAGTGGTTGGAAGACGCGCAGGATATCCCGTAGCTGTGGTTAGGTGGAGGAAAAGTGGGGAGGAAATGGTGAAGCTGAATTGAAGGTCGTCCAGCGTGAAAAGATTAAGAAGAAAGAACGGGCCCGCAGAGGATGACGTTGCTTGCTTTTCCCTctgttcttttattaatagacGGACTGGCACTGTGAAGAAGCAAAGCCTTCGAGATATGAATATTTAGCGAGCCACTAGACGAAGACCAAACGCAAATCCGCATGAGGTCCAAGTGGGAGAGCCCGCGGTCGGGGGAGTCTTGAATGCGACCGCGCTACCTTACGTCTCTAGTATACTAGGAGTAGTTAGTATCTCAGGCTCAACCACTGTCACGCTTGGTCAAAGCGCACTGCGATAGGCCAGAGCGGACTCGAGACATTGCCGTACCGGCGTAAGTTGGCCATTAAATATCGAGGTGGTGATGTAATAAAGTAACATGGCAGTCGATCGTTCCTGAACCCATCGATGCTCTATAATATCTCCCCCCGCCGTCACAAAGCTCCCTCTGCCCCACGATGACAGTCTTTCTCAGTGTCTCATTATCACCAATCACGTTTTCATATCCCACTCTACTAATACCTAGCTTATTGTCTCTTTTTAGTTTTGAGGAAACTATCCATACTTACTTTTTA
This genomic interval from Aspergillus puulaauensis MK2 DNA, chromosome 7, nearly complete sequence contains the following:
- a CDS encoding serine/threonine-protein kinase (COG:T;~EggNog:ENOG410QD8C;~InterPro:IPR008271,IPR000719,IPR011009;~PFAM:PF06293,PF07714,PF00069;~go_function: GO:0004672 - protein kinase activity [Evidence IEA];~go_function: GO:0005524 - ATP binding [Evidence IEA];~go_process: GO:0006468 - protein phosphorylation [Evidence IEA]) — its product is MTDTSGNQGDSSKYSVETPTGGFDSFPRSPLLEQHEHGLGPSGLDRIRSQPPSRVFTLPNMSTSSIGALSPRTLSPPRSLSSSRANSMAVGSSQDVNTLEDLHRFPSESLHSFSFAQQSEELLHNRQNILKRSIDFMRDRFKWGSSSTAGAPQSRMRGDTDTQAMVDLLSQSTISGSSLGAMTGPADMGSDNVFEKQFMEHQRPLPEVKEAVQPPAHSQLTSSQQLPAERKGLKSAPSSRRVSLKRTFTDVSSSITPQRQLIDTLAQPYTATDPFSPLSTSTIGSVFPTPTLHTHSSKWNPVSQAVFRTESKAPWTILAANDLSCLVFGVTQAEVRKLSILEVVQEDRRQWLESKLRDPITDAAAKVRPSPDKSRMKPATQRSMGMGNGVTAQLLSKPPSRARPSRRAQTDDGYGSSAYTARQLNHPATKSRGVLLCGDVVPIQKRNGTKGSASIWVMEKRGGLIWVLEEIQEDVAYISCDDTWNITATRGATDKVWGHGVVEAGQHLTKLFPHLPPSCLQVPVEKGLTEVVEIKYFAAATSGAVCIPTAVARDGDSNSLRISSFPHVAGIMVLSSSSLKIISSNSVFSSVLFGYERPEGLDITDLIPGFDDFLYVISDEENVPLVDGVVIPELSFRRARTLSMLRDGKANVASVFLEPAGITAKHRDGSTIAVDVQLRVVKSGSIFPKQREKKVDSENETDDGSEDAVTVTELVYALWVTYSRNIHSYTPAARGPSPQHEAPLQMESSSEVPTPRPTTAMTTTPRLTVPERSRAPTSTLSQQLSQAASEPLTDKPVQPMPEVTPANAKESKRTISDYVILEEMGQGAYGEVKLARLKKNPAKKVVLKYVTKKRILVDTWTRDRRLGTVPLEIHVLDYLRRDGLKHPNIVEMEGFFEDDVNYYIEMLPHGLPGMDLFDYIELKTNMDEQECRNIFKQVVSAIHHLHTKALVVHRDIKDENVILDGEGKIKLIDFGSAAYIKNGPFDVFVGTIDYAAPEVLQGKSYRGKEQDIWALGILLYTIVYKENPFYNIDEILDHPLRVPFIPFSEDCIDLIRGMLDRDVDNRLTIGEVMEHPWMADS